The nucleotide sequence TCATCTCCTACTCTTAATTCATTAGTTAAATTTACTACAGCTACTCCTATTTTTGAATAATAATGCATTACTTTTCCTACTTCACTTCTTTTTTCTTCCAATAACATCTCCTCTTTTCTATTTTATATTTATGCTATAAAATATAAAATCTTTTCTATATTTTTTTAAATAAATAAAATTTTCACATAAAGAATGTAAGTAATGCAATTATTATAGATATAAAAGATACCATTATAGTTATTATAAGTAATTTCATATCTTTTTCAATATTTTCAATTTCTAAATTATTAATCCCATTAATACTTGCTCCATCATACATTATTTCTTCTTCATTCATTCCAATATTTTTTATAAAAAATGCCAAATAAAGACTTTGAATTCATGAAAAATCTTAAAATAGTTTAAAATAGTTTAATAAAGTTCAAATAAATTTAAATGAAAAATATATAATCCTTTATTTTAAATAATGTTGGAGAGTGAAAGATGTTATAACTTTTTATAAACCTTTTTTTTTTAAATATTTAATATTTTTGTTATATTTTTTTATATTGAGAATTGGCTATGAAATTCAGTATCTATCTTTCTATGGGAAAAAGCTTTTGGGTTACAATATATGAAACTCCAATTAAAGAAAGCATAGAAAAGGTTGCAAAATATGGTTATAATGGTATTGAAATTATGCCTGAAGATCCAACCAAAGTGAATATTAATGAAATAAAGGAAATAATAGAAGAAAATAATTTAGAAGTAGCTGCAATTGGTTCTGGGCAGGTTTATACTTATCATCATCTTAGTTTTATTCATCCAAATAAAGAAATTAGAGAAAAAGCTATAAAAAAAGTGAATGAATGCATAGATTTTGCTAGAAAAATAGATTCAGGAATAGTTATAATTGGATTAGTTAAAGGAAAAATTGAAGAAGGAGTATCTTTAGATGAAGCTTGGAGGAACCTTATTGAATGCATAAAAAAATGTGGTGAATATGCTGAAAAAAATGATATAAAATTAGCTATTGAACCAGATAATAGATATGAAACAGATATAGTAAATAATGCTGATGAAGCTTTAAAATTAATTAAAGAAATTAATTTAAAATCTATAAAATTAATGCTTGATACATTTCATATGAATATCGAAGAAGTTTCTTTTTCTCAAACAATAAAAAATGTAAGTAAAGAATTAATTCATTTCCATGTAGCTGATAGTAATAGATGTGCACCTGGAATGGGGCATATAAATTTTAAAGAAATAATAGATACATTAAAAGAAATTAATTATAATGGTTATATCGGAATAGAAGTTCTTCCAAAACCTAATGCAGATGAAGCAGCTAAAAAAAGCATTGAATATCTTAAAAAATTATTATAATAATTCTAAAAAATATTTTCCAAGAAGATAAATTATAAAAAGTTATAATAAAGCTATAAAAATAGAAATTGTAAAATAAAGGTGCTTTTTAAAATGAAAGATAAAATGAGAGTTTTTATTTCTTCAAGATCTTTTGGAGTAGCTTGTCCAGAAGCTATAGAATTAATAAAAAAAGTTGCAGAAATTGAAAGATCAACGTTTGGAAGAAAATTAAATGAGAAAGAATTAATGGATATAGTTCCATATTATGATGGGATTATTATTGGAATGGATGAAGTAACAGAAAAAGTCATATATTCTTCAAAAAAATTAAAAGTTATTGCGAAACATGGTATTGGATTAGATAATATAGATTTAAATGCTGCTACAAAGCATGGAGTAATAGTTACCTTTGTTCCACAACAAAATGCAGATTCTGTTGCTGATTTTACCTTTTGTTTAATATTAGCTTTAGCAAGGAAAATCGTAGATGCACACCTTTCAACTATAAAAGGAGAATGGTCTCCTTTAAAATTTGTAGGTAAAGAAATATATGGAAAAACTTTAGGAATAATTGGATTGGGTTCAATAGGTTTAAGAGTAGCAAAAAGGGCAAAAGGTTTTGATATGAGAATTTTATGCACAACTGCTCATCCAGAAAAACATAAAAAAGAAGCAGAAATTTATGGGATAGAGTTTGTTAATTTAGAAACTCTTTTAAAAGAATCCGATATTATAACAATACATATTCCATTAACTCCTGAAACAAAAGGAATGATAGGAGATAAAGAATTTTCATTAATGAAAAAAGATGCTTTATTAATAAATACTGCTCGTGGACCAATAGTTAATGAAGAAGCATTAATTAAAGCATTAAAAGAGAAAAGAATTGCTGGAGCTGCATTAGATGTTTTTGAAAAGGAGCCACCTGATAAAGATAATCCATTATTTAAATTAGAAAATGTTATAGTTGCACCACATATGGCATCTTATACTGTTGAAGCATTATCAAGAGTTGATTTAACTCTTGCTCAAGATTTAGTAAAAGCTTTGAAAGGAGAAAAGCCACAATACATAGCTAACCCTCAAGTATTTGAAAGATAAAAATAGTAAAGTTTAAATTTTATAAAATTATCAATAATTGAATATGAATTTGAATAGATTAAAGCATAAAAGTCGTATTATTACTGAAGGTGTAGAAAGAGCTCCCCATAGGTCTCTTTTTAAAGCTATGGGATATACAAATGAAGATATAGAAAAACCATTTATAGGAATTGCTAATTCTTGGAATGAAATAATTCCTGGGCATTTACATCTTAATGAAATTAGTAAATACGTTAAAGATGGTGTTTATTCAGCTGGGGGAACACCGATCGAATTTAATACTATAGGTATATGCGATGGAATAGCAATGGGTCATGAAGGAATGAAAGCTTCTTTAGTTAGCAGAGATATTATAGCAGATTCTATAGAATTAATGACATTAGCTCATTGCTTTGATGCCTTAGTGCTTATAGCTAGTTGTGATAAAATCGAGCCAGGAATGATAATGGCAGCAGCTAGACTTAATATCCCATCAATTTTTATTAATGGCGGTCCTATGCTAACAGGAAAATTAGGAGAAAGGATGCTTGCATATGGTGATGTTTATGAAGCTATAGGAGCATATTCTGCAGGAAAAATATCATTAGAAGAATTTAAGAACATAGAAGAATTTGCATGTCCAGGAGTAGGATCATGTGCAGGATTGTATACAGCAAATACGATGGCTATATTAATAGAAGCATTAGGTTTATCATTACCTGGTAGTTCCACTATACCTGCTATTGATTCAAGAAGAAAAATAATTGCTAAAGAGACTGGAAAAGCAATATTAAAAGTTCTTGAGAATGATATTAAACCAAGAGATATATTAACTTTTGAATCTTTTGAAAATGCAATAACTGTTGATTTAGCTATGGGAGGATCGACAAATACTGTACTTCATTTATTAGCAATTGCTCATGAAGCAAATGTTAAACTTACAATTGATGATTTTGATAGGATAAATTCAAGAACTCCTCATATAGCAGATTTATTGCCTGGTGGAAGATTTCCAATATGGCAATTTGATAAAATTGGAGGAGTACCATTTTTAATGAAGAAATTATTAAAAGCTGGTTTATTAAATGAAGGTGTAATAACTGTAACTGGAAAAACTCTTAAAGAAAATTTAGAAGAATATTCATTTCCATTTATTGAAAAACAAGAAATAGTGAAAGATATAAATAATCCTATTAGGAAAACTGGAGCACTTGTAATTCTTAAGGGTAATTTAGCACCTGAAGGAGCAATAGTAAAAGTAGCTGGTGTTGAAAAATTAATACATGAAGGGCCTGCAAAAGTATTCAATTGTGAAGAAGATGCTTATAAAGCTATAATTAAAGGAGAAATAGAAAAAGGAGATGTAATAGTAGTAAGATATGAAGGACCAAGAGGAGGCCCAGGAATGAGAGAAATGTTATCCATAACAGCTGCTGTAGTTGGTAGTGGTTTAAGTAAGCATGTAGCACTTATAACTGATGGACGTTTTTCAGGTGCTACTAGAGGCTTAATGGTTGGACATGTATCTCCAGAAGCAGCAGTTGGAGGTCCTATAGCAATCGTAGAAAATAATGATATAATTCTAATAGATGCTATATCTAAGAAGCTTGAATTAAAAATAAGCAAAGAAGAAATTGAGAAAAGGCTAAAAAAATGGGTACCATCAAAACCTAAATATACTTGCGGCTCATTAGCTAGATATAGTAAATTAGCTTCATCAGCTTCAAAAGGAGCTTTAATGTCTATGTAATCTATTAAGAAAACATCATAAAAATATATAAATCTCAATATATTTAAATTGAAATGTGAAATTGATATGAATAAACTTCCTACAAAAATTGGAGGTGTGCCACTCTTACATGTTTTATTCTTTATTGAAGGCATTACAATGATAGCTTCTATGTATACTTTTACTGGTGTTATCTCATCAATTTTTGGTTCTTTAGCTGCTGAATTTGCTACAGTTATGTATCTTGTTTTAGGTGTTTTATGCTTTGCTACAGGTTGGGGTTTACTAAAAGGGAAATATAAAGCAATGAAAATACTTGCAATCCTTGGATTATTTGCAATACCAATAGCAACTATATTTAGTATAATTATATTATGGTTTTTATTAAAGTCTGAAACAAAGGAAGCAACTACTTAAATAAATACGATTTTACATAATATGTCTAAAAAATAATTTTAAAAATTTAATACAAAAATAAAAAAAGGGAAGTTATTATTTAAATTAATTTGAATGTTACGCCTAAGTACCAAACACTAAGTATTGCATAAACTGTAGTTACAATAATGCCAACTATTAACCAAAATACATGTGGTCTTGTCCATTTAGCTACTGTCTTTGGTATTTTATAATAATTCATGTAAATTAAAATTGGACAATATAAAGTCATAGATATAAAGTTTAATACTCCAGTAGTAATTAATAATTCACCAGGCTGGGCAAGAAGCATTGTTATACATGTTACAATTGTTAATACTATCACCCAGAAATAATACCACCATCTAAAAGATTTTACTCTAAGTCGCTTAAAGTTTGAATATAAATAATCTGCATGCATTCTTGATATAGCATCACATGATCCAAGCCAAGTATCTGCTATGAAAGCAGCTGCAACAATCCACATAAGAGCTCTTCCCCAATATCCCCAGAAAGCACCAAACCATTCTCCTTGATGTTTTACAAGTTCCCATCCTGAAGGAACTAATCCTCTTGGATTTAAAACAGAAAAGCCTAAGAACATGGTCCAAGTAACTGTAAGCATATTTACAAAAACTGCTATGGAATTATCTACATATAAGTACTTTAACCATTGCTTATATCTTTTATGATTCTCTGGAGTATCATAAGGTGCAACTCCTGTAGCAGGAATAGTTTCTGGTTTACCTGTAATTGGACTTGTAACACGTCCTATATATGAAGCCATTCCAACATGTTTATCTCTTACCCAATAGCTATACATAACATTGAAGAATCCACCCATTCCTGCAAAGCATATACATGTTAAGAATGTCGATGTATCTTTTGGATCCCAATTAGCTGGAAATCCTTGAACTTTAAATGCTGCACTAAGAAATCTAGGCCAATATGGGGCTACATCTGGATGAGAAATAGCAGCAGCTAAGCCTACAACACAGATTATTGTAACTACGATCATAAATTTTTCTATACCTTTATATATGACTGGAAATAATGTTAAACCTAAAAAGAATATAGCAACTGTTAAATATGCCCAGAAAAGCGTTTGGCTTCTCGCATCCCATCCAGGTGGGAAATTCGTAAGTGCAGCTAAAGCAGTTCCACCACCTGATGCATATCCTCCAAACCATGAGAAAGTAATAAGTAGCATAATCCACATTATAAATGAATATATTCTATTAAACCTTGTAAATCCTGCGAATGTAGCTTCGCCTGTTAAAGTAGTATATCTAATTAATTCAAGATTAACCCAATATTGTAAAAGGCATGCTGGCCAAAGCCACCATACAAATGCTTCTCCATATTTTGCAGCTAAATATGGCCACCAAATTAATTCTCCACTACCTTGTGCCATTGATGCCCATACCACACCTGGGCCCATCATTGCAAGTATTCCAGGAAGAATTGGAAAATCAGCACGTTTTAATGGTTCTAATTTACCTAAATGAATAACTTCTTCTCTTTTTTCCAACATTCTTCCTCGTTTATTATTTATTCTTCATCATATTTAAGTTTTTTGGAAAAATTTATAAAATATAGAAAATTGTAAAAATAAGCTTCTGGATGTTTCATGAAATTGTTTCACATTGTTTCATTTTATCCCTTATTATTAACTTTAAACATTTTATATTCAGTGATTTAGTGATGAGCTCAAAAACATTCATTATATTAAGCATAATTTTTGCATTGATTATAGGTTCTACTTTACAAATAACAATTGTTAATGCTGAAGATACTGAAAATGAATCTAATAGAGAAAAAGAATTAGCAGAAAATTTAATTTCGATTTATGAAGATACTCGAGAAAGAGCTTTAGAAATTCTAGAGAATCAAAGTTTGCCTGAAGAAGTTATTGAAGAAATAAATAATGCAATAGCTCAAGGAGATGCTTTAATGGAACAAGTAAGAGAACAAATAAGGTTAGGGAACTATACACAAGCAATAGAATTAGCTAAACAAGCTATAAATAGTTTAGGAAATGTTATTAGAAAACATTTAAGATTTAGAGAAAGAATTAGGGAAAGGCTTGAAGAACAAGCCGCTAAAGGTCTTCTTATAGCAATAGAAAGACACAGAGTTATGATAACAAGATTAGAAGAATTACTTGATAAACTTAAGGAAAAAGGATTTTCAATTGACAATGCAACAGCTATATTAGAAGAAGCAAGAACACTTTTAGATGAAGCTGAAACTCTTGCAGAAGAAGGAAATATCACAGGAGCTGTACATAAAATGACTGAATCTAGAAGACTTATAGGAAAAGCAATGTCTTCAGTAAAGAAATGTGCTCATGAAAAACTTATGCAAAAAGTTAGAAATGAAACTTTAAGAATGATAAAGAATATAGAGAAAGAAATAGAACGTGTGGAAAAGCATATAAGCAAATTAGGTAAATTAAAAGAAAAAATTCCTCCAAAAGCAACTAATAAAACAAAAATTGATGAGAGACTTCAAGGAATGATTAATCGTTTAGAACAATTAAAGCAAAAATTATCAGATATTCTAGAAAAAGGATCTGAAAATGCTATAGAAGGAATGAAGAATATAAAAGGGTTGCATGGAAAATTTAAAAATATTCAAGAAGAAATAAATGAAACCGAAGAAGAAATTGAAATAGAAGAGGATTAAAAACACATTATTATTTTTTATTTTTTAAGTAGAAAATATTTTAAACTATTTTGAACAATTCTGAACAATTATTTTTTTAGATAAAGGCATTACAAAAAATAAACATATTTATTTTACTGTACCCTCTTATTTTTTAAGAGAAAAGTGAGAAAAATAAATGTTAAATAAGCTTCTTATATTTACTCTTTTAACAATTGCTACACTCATGCCAATAAAACCATATTATTCAAGCACTTATACTGTATTAAATATAGAAGTATATGAGGATGGTTGGTGTGAAGTAACTCATATAATTACTAATATAAATTCAGAATTCATTAATGTATCTATCGCAAAAGATGCAGAATTTTTACTCGTTTTAGATTTTTCTGAAGAACCATTAGATTATGAACTATATAATGGAGAAATAAATATTTATTCTGAAAATTTAACAGGAGTAAAAATAATATATTATACTCAAAGTTTTACTTCTAAAAATACTGAAGGGGTATGGACATTTAATTTATTAACGGATGCAAATGAGATAAATATAATCCTTCCAAGATATTCCACTATATTAGGATTTGAAGAAACTCCTTTAAAAATAAGAATGGAATATGAAAAAATTTCTCTTTCATTCAATTCTAAAAAAATATCTTTTCATTATATTATTGAAGCGCCAATATTAAAAACTACAACTCAAACAAAGTCTAGTGAAACTTTAACAACTTATCTAAAAACAGAAACTCAATTTATTACTAAAACAATATCAAACAAAACTACTATTATAACTTCTTTAATCACGTATACGCTTACTGAAACTATTAAAGAATCTATAACAAAAATTGAAACTGAATTTGGTTTAAATATATTTTATATAATTTTGCCATTAATAGTAATTGCAATAATTTTAGTAATTATTTTATTAAAAAAGAAAAGAGAGACTATGCGTGAATATTTAACTGAAGAAGAAGAAGCAATAATAAATATTTTGAAAAAACGTGATGGAGTTTATCAAAGCGAATTAATAGAAATTCTTAATTTACCAAAAACAACTGTTTGGAGACATTTGAAAAGATTAGAGAAAATGGGAAAAATAAAAATCATAAGAAAAGAAAATAAAAATTATATTGTATTAAAATAGAAAATTTAATTTTAAATTTATTAAATAAAAAGAAAAAATATATTGGAATAAATATTTTTAAATATCTCCATAAATAATAATATAACCAAATAATAAAAATTTTAATGGAATACTTGGAGTAACCCAAATATCTTTATTTGAAACAAATTCTATTTCATTTTCTAATAAAGAATTTAAATTTTTATTATTTTTCTATTTATCATCTATGGACAATATCCTTCAATAGAATAAATATTTTTTTTATTTCTTACAATAATTAGAAGGATTATAATATTTACCTTTAAGGCAATTCGCCATAATAATCTCCTTTTTTAATTATTTTTAATATTTCTCTTCCAGAATGTGTTAATATTATACTTTCTCCAATTAATTTTATCAATCCTAATTCTTTTAATCTATTTTTCTCATTTTAATATCTTTTAATTTCTCTTCTTTAAAATATGGCTTAAGAGAAGCAATTAATAAAGTGATTGTTGGATATAATCTTCCTCTTATTGTTTTCATTAATTCTTTAATTTCTTGTTTTCTTATTGTAACTGCCTCAAATTGTTTTAAAGAAGGTAAAACTTGTTTTAATATTTCACATCCTGTAATATTTATAATAGCATCAACATCTTTTTCACTATCATTCATTATAAATAACTTTGTTCCTGCATTTCCAATAATAGAAGATAATATACATGCTAAATTGTATTTTCTCATTATTTTATTTACTATCTATATAGAAATTTTTATTGGAATTGCATTATTCACTCTTGGTAATAATACTATTGCTTCTCCTTTTTTTAATTCTTGCAATTTTATAGATTATTCTTTATTCAAATGCATTGTATCTGAAATTTTTTCTATATCACTTGAATATTGTAATCTTAAACATATTATTGTTCCACAAAGTGCAAGAATATCTCTTGATACATTTATTGGCCTTTGATCTATAATCCATATAGATTCATTAAATTTTCTCATTTCTTTTAACATTTTCTCAATTATTGTTTCTTTCCCTTCAAATTTAAATGGAACAATGTTATGTGCTTCTTCACAAACAATAATGTGAGGCAATCCAATATTATTATTCTTTTTCCTATAATCATAAACTTTCTTTAATATTATCCATGTTAATATATTAGAATCTCTTTCGGTATCTAAATTTTTTAAATCAAATATTACATTATTATTAAGAATATCTTCTATTTTTATTTCATTTTTATAGCAATTGAATATTTTTCCAATTTCTCCTTCTGCAAGCTCACTTAATCTACTTAATAAAGAAAAAACTTTATCTTTTGCTTTATTAGATTTAAAAATAATATCTTCATTTAAATTTTTCTCAATAAAATAAATAAAACTAATTAAATTATGATTATCAAAATTAAAAATATATTTTAAATACATTCTTCTAAAAATAGAAGAAACTAATGGTCCAAATTCATCTGGATATGCCATTGAAAATATCTCACTTAATATTTTAGCATGATTTTCATAATTATTATTTTCAAATAAATTAATTCTAAGATTATTGCTATTTAAAATTATAAAATCTTCAAAATCATTATATTCTCCATGTCTATCAAATATCATTACTTTTCCTCCAATATTTATATATTTTCTAATTAATTTCTTTGCAAGAGTTGTTTTTCCAGATCCTGGAACACCAAATATTGCTAAATGTAAAGGTAAATCTTCAATTCCAATTTTTATTTTTAATTTATTCTTAAAATATTCATAATATCCTAATAATATTCCATTTTTATTTATTTCATTTATATCAAATTCAAAATCAATATTCTTTTTATTAATATAAGATATACTTGGAATTTTAATATTTGGAATATTTATGAATAAAGATAATTCTTCATTTGTTAAATTTATTTTATTATTTAATATTTTTCTTAATAATAAATTCTTTGCTATACTATTTAAATTTAAAAAATTTATTTCTTTAATTTTAATATTATAAGAAGAAGAAAAAGAAGATTTTATACATTCTAAATATTTTCTTTGTTTTTTATATGCTTCTTCAATATTTATTGAAGGTGGCCCTATAACTACAATTATAGGAGAACATTTCCAATATCCAATTTCTTTATTCAATTTTTCATATTTATTATAAAGATAATTAATTTTATTAGATTTTTCAATATCATAACTAATGAATTTATTTTTAATATTGAATAATTTATTTTCTTCTAATTCTTTATAAATTTTAGAATATTCTGATAATATTTTTTTCTTTTTTAAAAATAAATAAAAAGAAGATAATATTCCATTGTATGATTTTATTGGAATACAAAATCTAAATGAACAATTGCTTTCAATAGAAGATATTAAAGAATTTTCAAGACCATTTTCAATATTAAGAATATTATCTATTTTCATTAATAAGAAAGATATTGATGAAAATTTTGAATTTCTTAATACAATTAATGAATTTTTATATTTTGAAATTGGTATGCCACCAATTGGCCATGTAATATTATCAATAGAAGGTTTTAATATTTCAATTTCAGAATTTGGATAACTTGATAATATGCATGATTTAATTTTTGATATTTCTAAATTTAAATTATTTAAAGAATTTATTATAGAAAATCTTATTTCATAATTGAATGGTTCATAAGATAATGAAAACATTCCTTCAAAATTGTTTATACATAATCCTCTAAGCATATTTATACTTGATTTAATATTTTCATTCTCTATAGATTTTATTCTTATTTCTGAAATATTTCTATTTGAAATATTAAAAGAATTTTTATTAAGAATAATATTCATTCCAAGAATTTTAAAATTATTTTGCTCAATTTTTCTTAAACTACTTATTTCAATTCTTTCATATACTATTTTTTTAAATTCAGTTAATGTCATATAAAATTGTATGAAATTTAAAGTATATAGACATTCTGATGGAACTCAGATAGCACTCAGATGGAACTTAGAAGAATTCAGATATTTTTCTATATTTAAAATAAAAAGTTATAAATGAGATTCTTCTAATTCTTCAATTCTTTTTTTAATAAGATTTATTGCCTTTTCTTTTTCATTAATTAAATATTGTGAAGCTTTAACTCCATGAGAAAAAGGAGCTCCTTTAGTTTTTCTTGGAATTTCTATGATTTCAATTAAACCTAAATCCTTAAGTTCATCTATTTCTTTAAGAATTTTCTTATAAGTTGTTTTAATAATTCTCTGAAGCTCTTTTTTAGATAAAAAGCTTTTTTGAGAAGTTAAAAGTATTAAAAGAATCTTACATTGAACAATACTTAAAGTTTCCATAATAAAAGATAAGTCTTTTTCTATTTTCTCTTCTTTTTTTAATTCTCTAAGACTTTCTATTTCTTCTATTTTACTTCTTTGAAATATTTGTGTAAAACTTATTCCTATTTTTCTTGAAATTATAATTAAAGAAATCGATCCTGTAATAATTATTGCAAAAATCCATGAATATAATGGAGTAGTTATAAGTATATTAATAATAGTAATAGATAAGCTTGCTATAATATAAATAAACCAAATAAAAATAAAATAATATTTAGCTAATTTAAATTTTTCATAAATAATAAGAATTAAAGTAATAGGAAGAGTTAATATTAATCCATAAAATATGAAATTTGCAATATAAGAATTAATAGGATTTAAATATTGATAAACAACATACGAAATAATAATACCAAAAAAAGATACTAATGATATTTTTATTATATGATCCGTTATTCCCATTATAAATCTATTTTAAAATATTTAAAGTAATAAAAAAGATTTTTCTTTATTTTAAATATAGAAAAATATCTGAATTCTTCTAAGTTCCATCTGAGTGCTATCTGAGTTCCATCAGAATGTCTATATACTTTCTTGAAATATTATATATTGGAGCTTTTGGAGTGAGCTATAGAGCAGCTTTTTCTTAGCGATAGTTAGCTATTTTTCTAAAATACTTTTTTTAATCAATTCATAGAATTTTAGGGAATTTTCTATCTCTTAGCTCACTCTAGCTCTAGGAGGTGATATTATGCAAATAAGGAAAATTGTAAAATTGAAAACTATTGATAATAATGAATCTCTTTGGAATATATTGAATTATTGGAATATTGCAAAGTATAGATATAGAAGAAATATAGAATTTGATTTACCATCAACATTAAAAGCTTCAATGAAACTATTCAATAAATTCAATGTTTCTCATTTAACATTTTGCGAAACTGGTTTCAATATGGGCTTTGATAATAATGAAATAAAGTTAACTAGCTTAGAGAAATACAAAAGAATTTCATTAAAAATCGATAATGATAGTATGAAATATCTTAAAAAAGAAATTAATAATGGAGCAAAAGCTACAATGATAATGGTTTTACCACCAAGTTATAAGAAAGGGCATCATAAAAGAAGAGAAATAGTTAGAAATAATCATTGGATTTTACATGTAACTTTAAAGAAAGATGTTAGACTTTTGACTAAAGAAGAATTCAAAAAGTTTCAAAGAATTGCAATAATAGGTGTAGATTTAAATTCAAAGCATGGTGTAGGATATGCAATATGGACTTGGAATAGAAGCAATGGTTCAATAAAAGAAGAAGAAATTGGATTTGTTAAACCAAAAATAAAGCCACATATATTTCAAGAAAAGAATTTGGAAAAACTTCAAAGAATTCATAAAGATTCAGTAAAATACAATATTAGATTTCAAAGAATAAATGCAAGAATAAGAAGGCAAAATAAAGATTGGATAGAAAAAGTTTCAAAGAATCTTATTGATATTGCTTTAAAAAGTATTGAGAAATATAATTGTGAAATTGCAATAATTTCATTTGAAGATTTAAAAGATTATGAAGTAAATAAAAATAATAACAATAATAAAATAAATAAAGCAAACAATCAATGGTTAAGGAAAATAATTCAAAGAACATTTGAGAAGAGCATATGGGGCCATTCTACAAAGGTATTAACATATCTACCAACATACAATAAAAATCAAAGAAATCTAAAACAAATTCTAATAAATCCTTATAGAACTTCAAAGATGTGTAGCAAATGTGGAAATAGAATAGAATTAATAACAAATAATGAAATATACTGTAAATATTGTAATAAACATAAAAATAGACATTTAAATAGTGCAGGTAATATAGTAAGAAAAACAATATTAAATATTTGCTATTTTATTGATGCCCTTCCAGAACATGTCGTTCTGGAGGACTTGCCAGAAGCCAAAACTTCCTATCATAGAAAATCCAGCATCCCCTATGAGTATNNNN is from Nitrososphaerota archaeon and encodes:
- a CDS encoding zinc ribbon domain-containing protein, with product MQIRKIVKLKTIDNNESLWNILNYWNIAKYRYRRNIEFDLPSTLKASMKLFNKFNVSHLTFCETGFNMGFDNNEIKLTSLEKYKRISLKIDNDSMKYLKKEINNGAKATMIMVLPPSYKKGHHKRREIVRNNHWILHVTLKKDVRLLTKEEFKKFQRIAIIGVDLNSKHGVGYAIWTWNRSNGSIKEEEIGFVKPKIKPHIFQEKNLEKLQRIHKDSVKYNIRFQRINARIRRQNKDWIEKVSKNLIDIALKSIEKYNCEIAIISFEDLKDYEVNKNNNNNKINKANNQWLRKIIQRTFEKSIWGHSTKVLTYLPTYNKNQRNLKQILINPYRTSKMCSKCGNRIELITNNEIYCKYCNKHKNRHLNSAGNIVRKTILNICYFIDALPEHVVLEDLPEAKTSYHRKSSIPYEY
- a CDS encoding ATP-binding protein; this translates as MTLTEFKKIVYERIEISSLRKIEQNNFKILGMNIILNKNSFNISNRNISEIRIKSIENENIKSSINMLRGLCINNFEGMFSLSYEPFNYEIRFSIINSLNNLNLEISKIKSCILSSYPNSEIEILKPSIDNITWPIGGIPISKYKNSLIVLRNSKFSSISFLLMKIDNILNIENGLENSLISSIESNCSFRFCIPIKSYNGILSSFYLFLKKKKILSEYSKIYKELEENKLFNIKNKFISYDIEKSNKINYLYNKYEKLNKEIGYWKCSPIIVVIGPPSINIEEAYKKQRKYLECIKSSFSSSYNIKIKEINFLNLNSIAKNLLLRKILNNKINLTNEELSLFINIPNIKIPSISYINKKNIDFEFDINEINKNGILLGYYEYFKNKLKIKIGIEDLPLHLAIFGVPGSGKTTLAKKLIRKYINIGGKVMIFDRHGEYNDFEDFIILNSNNLRINLFENNNYENHAKILSEIFSMAYPDEFGPLVSSIFRRMYLKYIFNFDNHNLISFIYFIEKNLNEDIIFKSNKAKDKVFSLLSRLSELAEGEIGKIFNCYKNEIKIEDILNNNVIFDLKNLDTERDSNILTWIILKKVYDYRKKNNNIGLPHIIVCEEAHNIVPFKFEGKETIIEKMLKEMRKFNESIWIIDQRPINVSRDILALCGTIICLRLQYSSDIEKISDTMHLNKE